The sequence below is a genomic window from Candidatus Margulisiibacteriota bacterium.
AGCCGGAGGAGACGGTCGAATGATAAAATTCGGCACGGACGGTTGGCGGGCCAAGATCGCCGAAGAATTTACTTTTGGCAACGTCCGGCTGGTCGCCCAGGCGCTGGTCAAATATCTGCAAGACGAGGGCTTGGCGGCCAAAGGGATAGCGATCGGTTACGATAACCGTTTCCAGTCGGAAGAGTTCGCCCGGATCGCGGCCGGGATCTGCGCCGGGGCCGGTCTCCGGACCGTCCTGACCGCGCACTCTGTCCCCTCACCCGTGCTCTCTTACGCCGTCAAACAAGGCGGTTATGGCGCCGGGATAATGATCACCGCCTCTCACAACCCCCCGGAATGGAACGGGTTCAAGATCAAGGAAGGGTTTGGCGGTTCGGCTTTCCCGGAAACGACCCGGGGGGTCGAGAAAAATATCTCGGACAAGCTTTCGATCATCCCCTCGGAAGCCGCTTTCAAAATATTCGATCCCGATCCCGCTTACCTGGCCAAGATCTCTTCCCTGGTCGACCTGGCGGCGATCAAAGGGGCCAACCTTAATATCGTGATCGATCCGATGTTTGGCAGCGGGACCGGTTATTTTGCCAAGCTGGGCTTAAACGTCACCGAGATCAGGAACGTCCGCGATCCGCTTTTTGGCGGGATCAATCCTGAACCGCTCCCGGTCAACCTGGAGGAATCGTTCTCTTTTGTCCGGGAGTCGGCCCTGGCTAACCGGGAGAAGCTGACCGCCTGTATCATTCTGGACGGCGACGCCGACCGCCTGGCGGCGATCGACGCGACCGGCCGTTTCATTAACACGCATAACGTCTTTGTCCTCCTCCTCTGGCACCTGGTGAAGAACAAGGGAATGACCGGCGAGGTCGTCAAAACCTTCAATCTAAGCAAACTGATCGATAAAGTCTGCGCCAAGTTCGGGCGGCCGCTGACCGTGACCCCGATCGGCTTTAAACACATTGCCAAAATGATGATGGCCAAAGATATTCTTTTAGGCGGGGAAGAGAGCGGCGGCATGGGGATCAAGGGTTTCATTCCCGAACGTGACGGCGTTCTCGCCGGGTTAAACCTGCTCGAACTGATGGCTAAGGAGCAAAAGACCCTCGGGGAGATCCTCGACGGGATAATGACCGAACTAGGGTTTTATTACTATGACCGGGCCGACCTGCACACGGACCAAGCCCAGGCAATCGTTCTAGACCTGACCGCCAACCAGCCCAAGGAATTTGCCGGGATGGCAATCAGCCGGGTAGAGACGCTGGACGGCTTGAAGTTCAATTTTAGCGACGAGAGCTGGATACTCTTCCGCGCTTCCGGGACCGAACCCCTGCTGCGCGTCTACGCCGAAGGCCGGAGCGACGAGCAGGTCAAGCGCCTGCTG
It includes:
- a CDS encoding phosphoglucomutase/phosphomannomutase family protein, translating into MIKFGTDGWRAKIAEEFTFGNVRLVAQALVKYLQDEGLAAKGIAIGYDNRFQSEEFARIAAGICAGAGLRTVLTAHSVPSPVLSYAVKQGGYGAGIMITASHNPPEWNGFKIKEGFGGSAFPETTRGVEKNISDKLSIIPSEAAFKIFDPDPAYLAKISSLVDLAAIKGANLNIVIDPMFGSGTGYFAKLGLNVTEIRNVRDPLFGGINPEPLPVNLEESFSFVRESALANREKLTACIILDGDADRLAAIDATGRFINTHNVFVLLLWHLVKNKGMTGEVVKTFNLSKLIDKVCAKFGRPLTVTPIGFKHIAKMMMAKDILLGGEESGGMGIKGFIPERDGVLAGLNLLELMAKEQKTLGEILDGIMTELGFYYYDRADLHTDQAQAIVLDLTANQPKEFAGMAISRVETLDGLKFNFSDESWILFRASGTEPLLRVYAEGRSDEQVKRLLGAGENLIARP